The following are encoded together in the Pseudodesulfovibrio indicus genome:
- a CDS encoding acetate kinase, giving the protein MNILVINSGSSSLKYQLIDMEGESVTASGVIERIGEEMGSITQRSHPDKWPDAKSEEKRPVLNHDAAMRLMVEKLTGEEWGVIGSLSDIDAIGHRVVQGGESFAAPALVDADVVETIRANIPLAPLHAANLVGIEAALELFPGTPNVTVFDTEFHQTIPAKAHLYPIPYELYEEHRIRKYGFHGTSHKYVARAAAEFLNKPLEDTDLITVHLGNGCSMAAVKNGRCADTTMGLTPLAGLMMGTRCGDVDPAIFPFIARTEKLCVNEVDEMLNKKSGLLGICGMNDMRDIHTARAKGDERAQLAFEMFAYRVKSFIGSYLAVLGRADAVVFTAGIGENDPEVRALACQGLEGLGIRISGERNGKRCAKGRCISADDSPVQVLVIPTNEELEIARATKALVAG; this is encoded by the coding sequence ATGAATATTCTGGTCATCAACAGCGGCAGTTCGTCCCTCAAGTACCAGCTCATCGACATGGAGGGCGAGTCCGTGACCGCCTCCGGGGTCATCGAGCGCATCGGCGAGGAGATGGGGTCCATCACCCAGCGGTCCCACCCGGACAAGTGGCCCGACGCCAAGTCCGAGGAGAAGCGGCCCGTGCTCAACCACGACGCGGCCATGCGGTTGATGGTCGAGAAGCTGACCGGCGAGGAGTGGGGCGTCATCGGCTCCCTGTCCGACATCGACGCCATCGGCCACCGGGTGGTCCAGGGCGGCGAGTCCTTCGCGGCCCCGGCCCTGGTGGACGCGGACGTGGTCGAGACCATCCGCGCCAACATCCCCCTGGCCCCGCTGCACGCCGCCAACCTGGTGGGCATCGAGGCCGCCCTGGAGCTGTTCCCCGGCACGCCCAACGTGACCGTGTTCGACACCGAGTTCCACCAGACCATCCCGGCCAAGGCCCATCTCTACCCGATCCCCTACGAATTGTACGAGGAGCACCGCATCCGCAAGTACGGTTTCCACGGCACCTCCCACAAGTACGTGGCCAGGGCCGCCGCCGAATTCCTGAACAAGCCCCTCGAGGACACGGACCTGATCACCGTGCATCTGGGCAACGGCTGCTCCATGGCCGCCGTGAAGAACGGCCGGTGCGCGGACACCACCATGGGGCTGACCCCCCTGGCCGGGCTGATGATGGGCACCCGCTGCGGCGACGTGGACCCCGCGATCTTCCCGTTCATCGCGCGCACCGAAAAGCTCTGCGTGAACGAGGTGGACGAGATGCTGAACAAGAAGAGCGGGCTGCTCGGCATCTGCGGCATGAACGACATGCGCGACATCCACACGGCCCGGGCAAAGGGCGACGAGCGGGCGCAGCTCGCCTTCGAGATGTTCGCCTACCGGGTCAAGTCGTTCATCGGCAGCTACCTGGCCGTGCTCGGGCGGGCCGACGCCGTGGTCTTCACCGCGGGCATCGGTGAAAACGACCCGGAAGTCCGCGCCCTGGCCTGCCAAGGACTGGAAGGGCTGGGCATCCGGATCTCCGGCGAGCGCAACGGCAAGCGGTGCGCCAAGGGTCGGTGCATCTCCGCCGACGACAGCCCGGTCCAGGTGCTGGTCATCCCGACCAACGAGGAACTGGAGATCGCCCGGGCCACCAAGGCCCTGGTCGCCGGATAG
- a CDS encoding FAD-dependent oxidoreductase — MILTSGLTLFGIGLLAAAILGVASRLLFVKEDPRIALIEDNLPGANCGGCGFPGCSGAAAAIVAGKAPATVCIVSDAEASARVAAIMGQEVLEREPELAVRDCTGGLRADDAFHYEGALDCRAAHLLYGGSKACPEGCLGLGTCVRACPFDAIHMGPEGLPVIDPAQCKACGNCVAACPRGVIAVSGMTARLLHLNQTTDCLAPCRQKCPAQINIPRYIEQIKAGDYDGAVMTIKERNPLLVTCGRVCPRPCETMCRRQYVDETVGINMLKRFVADRELHSGSRLPVPCAKDTGKRVAVIGGGPAGLSCAYFLRRLGHSPVIFDAMPALGGQTRYGIPEYRLPKADLDWEIQGILDLGIEARLNTKFGKDFTLASLREEGFDATFIGIGAWQASGMYAEGEDLDGVMGGIEFLTAHALGQKPETGNKVIVVGGGNTAIDAARTCVRLGAEVTLMYRRTRAEMPADVEEIVGAEDEGVKFRFLAAPARVIGDENGKATHLEFYEMELGEPDDSGRRRPVKKEGSEQRMEASLIIPAIGQKPDLGCLYDDGEGECPLETTRWQTIVADPDTFETAIPGVFTAGDVYTGPDLVISAIGDGRKAARSIHYHLTRGDIPVPETTQKGMIPYTLFKEIDFVERKKRAVLPHLCHGDDRNCTFNEVEGSLSEEEARAEADRCLRCGLVCYDRDLREEPFLPDLRDQTKDA; from the coding sequence CATCGTGGCGGGCAAGGCCCCGGCCACGGTGTGCATCGTGTCCGACGCCGAAGCGAGCGCGCGGGTGGCGGCCATCATGGGCCAGGAGGTCCTGGAGCGCGAACCCGAGCTGGCCGTGCGCGACTGCACCGGCGGGCTGCGGGCCGACGACGCCTTCCACTACGAGGGCGCGCTGGACTGCCGCGCCGCCCACCTGCTCTACGGCGGGTCCAAGGCCTGCCCCGAGGGCTGCCTGGGGCTCGGCACCTGCGTGCGCGCCTGCCCCTTCGACGCCATCCACATGGGACCCGAAGGGCTGCCGGTCATCGACCCGGCCCAGTGCAAGGCGTGCGGCAACTGCGTGGCCGCCTGCCCGCGCGGGGTCATCGCCGTGTCCGGCATGACCGCCCGGCTCCTGCACCTCAACCAGACCACGGACTGCCTGGCACCCTGCCGCCAGAAATGCCCGGCCCAGATCAACATCCCGCGTTACATCGAGCAGATCAAGGCGGGCGACTATGACGGCGCGGTCATGACCATCAAGGAGCGCAACCCGCTGCTGGTCACCTGCGGCCGAGTCTGCCCGCGCCCCTGCGAGACCATGTGCCGCCGCCAGTACGTGGACGAGACCGTGGGCATCAACATGCTGAAGCGGTTCGTGGCCGACCGCGAGCTGCACTCCGGCTCCCGGCTGCCCGTGCCCTGCGCCAAGGACACCGGCAAGCGCGTGGCCGTCATCGGCGGCGGCCCGGCCGGGCTGTCCTGCGCCTATTTCCTGCGTCGGCTGGGCCACAGCCCGGTCATCTTCGACGCCATGCCCGCCCTGGGCGGCCAGACACGCTACGGCATCCCGGAATACCGGCTGCCCAAGGCGGACCTCGACTGGGAGATCCAGGGCATCCTGGACCTCGGCATCGAGGCCCGGCTGAACACCAAGTTCGGCAAGGACTTCACCCTGGCATCCCTGCGCGAGGAAGGGTTCGACGCGACCTTCATCGGCATCGGCGCGTGGCAGGCGTCCGGCATGTACGCCGAGGGCGAGGACCTGGACGGCGTCATGGGCGGCATCGAGTTCCTGACCGCCCACGCCCTGGGCCAGAAGCCCGAGACCGGCAACAAGGTCATCGTGGTCGGCGGCGGCAACACCGCCATCGACGCGGCCCGGACCTGCGTGCGCCTCGGCGCTGAGGTCACGCTCATGTACCGCCGCACCCGCGCCGAAATGCCCGCCGACGTGGAAGAGATCGTCGGGGCCGAGGACGAGGGCGTCAAGTTCCGCTTCCTGGCCGCTCCCGCGCGCGTCATCGGCGACGAGAACGGCAAGGCCACCCACCTGGAATTCTACGAGATGGAACTGGGCGAGCCGGACGACTCCGGACGCCGCCGCCCGGTGAAGAAGGAGGGGTCCGAGCAGCGCATGGAGGCCAGCCTGATCATCCCGGCCATCGGCCAGAAGCCGGACCTCGGCTGCCTGTACGACGACGGCGAGGGCGAGTGCCCCCTGGAGACCACCCGGTGGCAGACCATCGTGGCCGACCCGGACACCTTCGAGACCGCCATCCCCGGCGTGTTCACCGCGGGCGACGTCTACACCGGTCCGGACCTGGTCATCTCGGCCATCGGCGACGGGCGCAAGGCGGCCCGGTCCATCCACTATCACCTGACCCGAGGGGACATCCCGGTCCCGGAGACCACCCAGAAGGGCATGATCCCCTACACGCTGTTCAAGGAAATAGACTTTGTCGAACGCAAGAAACGCGCGGTGCTGCCGCACCTGTGCCACGGGGACGACCGCAACTGCACCTTCAACGAGGTGGAGGGGTCGCTCAGCGAGGAGGAGGCCCGCGCCGAGGCCGACCGCTGCCTGCGCTGCGGCCTGGTCTGCTACGACCGCGACCTGCGCGAGGAGCCGTTCCTGCCCGATCTGAGGGACCAGACGAAAGACGCATAG
- the pta gene encoding phosphate acetyltransferase, with amino-acid sequence MSKSLYIAATEARSGKSAIVLGVMHLLMSNLHRVAVFRPVISDPLNGGRDHDIDLMLRHFKLDQPYERTYGYTLSEARSLINSGNKGLLLENTLNKFKELEKEYDFVLCEGTDYIGGNATLEFEINASIVSNMGCPVLVVVNGKDKADDELCGSAQRTVELFEERGLEVMAMIVNRSRPDLSPCTLRDIEAKTHSSHPLLTFAIPDDKRLGNPTIHDVIKWLDAKVLYGHGRLDTQVDNFLTAAMHITNFLKYIKAGSLIITPGDRMDIILASISSRQSTSFEDIAGIVLTGGLEPSETVHRLIEGWTGVPLPILSVEDHTFKATQTLQALHGTIDPEHPAKIASAIGLFEAHVDLDELRKRLVTTQSRKITPIMFEYNLVEKAKAARRHIVLPEGLSDRVLQATEILQRRNVVEVTLLGDPDAIRAQASTLGVQLNGANLVDPASSPQFEDYARRYFEARQHKGIRMEDARDRITDPTYFGTMMVHAGDADGMVSGSVTTTAQTIRPAFEFIKTRPDASIVSSVFLMCMGDRVVVFGDCAVNPKPDAAQLAEIALSSAQTARLFGIDPYVAMLSYSTGGSGTGADVEKVKEATEIAKRLIVERGLDLPIEGPLQYDAAVDPDVARTKMPDSEVAGRATVFIFPDLNTGNNTYKAVQRAVPGSTAIGPVLQGLNKPVNDLSRGCRVRDIVNTVAITAIQAQAQRNG; translated from the coding sequence ATGTCCAAAAGCCTCTACATAGCCGCAACCGAAGCCCGCAGCGGCAAGTCCGCCATCGTGCTCGGCGTGATGCACCTGCTCATGTCCAACCTGCACCGGGTGGCCGTGTTCCGGCCCGTGATCAGCGATCCGCTGAACGGGGGCCGCGACCACGACATCGACCTCATGCTCCGCCACTTCAAGCTCGACCAGCCCTACGAGCGGACCTACGGCTACACCCTGAGCGAGGCCCGCTCCCTGATCAACAGCGGCAACAAGGGGCTGCTCCTGGAGAACACCCTGAACAAGTTCAAGGAGCTGGAAAAGGAGTACGACTTCGTGCTCTGCGAGGGCACGGACTACATCGGCGGCAACGCCACCCTGGAGTTCGAGATCAACGCCTCCATCGTCTCCAACATGGGCTGCCCCGTGCTGGTGGTGGTCAACGGCAAGGACAAGGCGGACGACGAGTTGTGCGGCTCGGCCCAGCGCACCGTGGAGCTGTTCGAGGAGCGCGGCCTGGAGGTCATGGCCATGATCGTCAACCGGTCGCGCCCGGACCTCTCCCCCTGCACGCTGCGGGACATCGAGGCCAAGACCCATTCCTCGCACCCCCTGCTGACCTTCGCCATCCCGGACGACAAGCGGCTGGGCAACCCGACCATCCACGACGTCATCAAATGGCTGGACGCCAAGGTCCTCTACGGCCACGGCAGGCTGGACACCCAGGTGGACAACTTCCTCACCGCGGCCATGCACATCACCAACTTTCTCAAGTACATCAAGGCCGGGAGCCTGATCATCACCCCCGGCGACCGCATGGACATCATCCTGGCCTCCATCTCCTCGCGCCAATCGACGTCCTTTGAAGACATCGCGGGCATCGTCCTGACCGGCGGGCTGGAGCCGTCGGAAACCGTGCACCGGCTCATCGAGGGCTGGACCGGCGTGCCGCTGCCCATCCTGAGCGTCGAGGACCACACCTTCAAGGCCACCCAGACCCTCCAGGCCCTGCACGGGACCATCGACCCCGAGCACCCGGCCAAGATCGCCTCGGCCATCGGGCTGTTCGAGGCCCACGTGGACCTGGACGAGCTGCGCAAGCGGCTGGTCACCACCCAGTCCCGCAAGATCACGCCGATCATGTTCGAGTACAACCTGGTGGAGAAGGCCAAGGCGGCCCGCCGCCACATCGTCCTGCCCGAGGGCCTGAGCGACCGGGTGCTGCAGGCCACGGAGATCCTCCAGCGGCGCAACGTGGTCGAGGTCACCCTGCTCGGCGACCCGGACGCCATCCGCGCCCAGGCGTCCACCCTCGGCGTGCAGCTCAACGGCGCGAACCTGGTGGACCCGGCCTCCTCGCCCCAATTCGAGGACTACGCCCGGCGCTATTTCGAGGCCCGCCAGCACAAGGGCATCCGCATGGAGGACGCCCGCGACCGGATCACCGATCCCACCTATTTCGGGACCATGATGGTCCACGCCGGGGACGCCGACGGCATGGTCTCCGGCTCGGTGACCACCACGGCCCAGACCATCCGGCCCGCCTTCGAGTTCATCAAGACCAGGCCCGACGCCTCCATCGTCTCGTCCGTGTTCCTCATGTGCATGGGCGACCGGGTGGTGGTCTTCGGCGACTGCGCGGTGAACCCCAAGCCCGACGCGGCCCAGCTGGCCGAGATCGCGCTGAGCTCGGCCCAGACCGCGCGGCTGTTCGGCATCGACCCGTACGTAGCCATGCTCTCCTATTCCACGGGCGGCTCCGGCACCGGGGCGGACGTGGAAAAGGTCAAGGAGGCCACGGAGATCGCCAAGCGGTTGATCGTCGAGCGCGGGCTCGACCTGCCCATCGAAGGGCCGCTGCAGTACGACGCGGCGGTGGACCCGGACGTGGCCCGGACCAAGATGCCGGACTCCGAAGTGGCCGGGCGGGCCACGGTGTTCATCTTCCCGGACCTGAACACCGGCAACAACACCTACAAGGCCGTGCAGCGCGCCGTGCCCGGCTCCACGGCCATCGGCCCGGTCCTGCAGGGGCTGAACAAGCCCGTCAACGACCTGAGCCGGGGCTGCCGGGTCCGCGACATCGTCAACACCGTGGCCATCACCGCCATCCAGGCCCAGGCGCAAAGGAACGGATAA
- the nifJ gene encoding pyruvate:ferredoxin (flavodoxin) oxidoreductase, protein MSKMKTMDGNTAAAWVAYAMSETAAIYPITPSSTMGEIADEWASQGKKNIFGQTLRVRQMQSEAGAAGAVHGSLSGGALTTTFTASQGLLLMIPNMYKIAGELLPCVFHVSARALATHALSIFGDHQDVMACRQTGFAMLAAASVQEVMDLSLVAHLSTVEASLPFVSFFDGFRTSHEIQKIEVIDYADMKPLLNMDKVAAFRSRAMNPEHPNVRGTAQNPDIYFQGREATNADYDAIPAIVAEYMDKVTALTGRAYKPFDFVGAPDAERVVISMGSSCETIEEVINQLTAQGEKVGLIKVRLYRPFSASHLLAVLPESCKKIAVLDRTKEPGAQGEPLYQDVCTALLERGEGPSVIGGRYGLGSKEFTPAMAKAVFDNLASPAPKSRFTVGIVDDVTNTSLVTAETLDTTPKGTVQCKFWGLGSDGTVGANKQAIKIIGDNTDMYAQGYFAYDSKKSGGITISHLRFGREPIQSTYLVTSADYVACHNPSYVHLYDVLEGIKDGGTFVLNCAWTGDEIEANLPAAMRRTIARKNLKFYTVDAVKIAGEVGLGGRINMVMQTAFFKLADVIGFDEAVRLLKAGIEAAYGKKGPKIVEMNNAAVDKAADALVEVAVPASWADLADDPAVETDETDYVKNVMRPVLAQKGDTLPVSVFSKDGTVPSATSRFEKRGVAINVPEWVADNCIQCNQCAFVCPHAALRPVLLDEADAAKAPASFATLDAVGKDVKGMRFRLQVNTLDCLGCGNCADICPAKEKALVMKPIATQTPTEVPNFDFTETVPYADAFKRETVKGSQFRQPLMEFSGACAGCGETPYVKVLTQLFGERMVIANATGCSSIWGASAPSTPYCTNAEGFGPAWGNSLFEDAAEFGYGIGMGLNNRRDILAAQCEKALETADGELKNALEGWLAARDDAGESAAAGANLKAALEGATDPLLQEIAAGSDLFTKKSIWIFGGDGWAYDIGYGGVDHVLASGEDINILVMDTEVYSNTGGQSSKATPLGSIAKFAAAGKGTGKKDLGRMAMTYGYVYVASVAMGADKQQMLKAFKEAEAYKGPSLIICYAPCINQGIKKGMGKTQLEQKLAVDSGYWPLYRYNPELTEAGKNPFTLESKAPDGTLQEFLSGENRYAMLERFHPELSKAYRAQIEKDYMTRYEILSHIAQAEVAKTEAEPVAACDSGISAESPGTGEPCDDGR, encoded by the coding sequence ATGTCCAAAATGAAGACCATGGACGGCAACACCGCCGCCGCCTGGGTGGCCTACGCCATGAGCGAGACCGCCGCCATCTATCCCATCACCCCCTCCTCCACCATGGGCGAAATCGCCGACGAGTGGGCGTCCCAGGGCAAGAAGAACATTTTCGGCCAGACCCTGCGGGTGCGCCAGATGCAGTCCGAGGCGGGCGCGGCGGGCGCGGTCCACGGATCGCTCTCCGGCGGCGCGCTGACCACCACCTTCACCGCCTCCCAGGGGTTGCTGCTGATGATCCCGAACATGTACAAGATCGCGGGCGAGCTGCTGCCCTGCGTCTTCCACGTCTCGGCTCGCGCCCTCGCCACCCACGCCCTGTCCATCTTCGGCGACCACCAGGACGTCATGGCCTGCCGCCAGACCGGGTTCGCCATGCTCGCCGCCGCCTCGGTCCAGGAGGTCATGGACCTCTCCCTGGTGGCCCACCTGTCCACCGTCGAGGCGTCCCTGCCCTTCGTCTCCTTCTTCGACGGATTCCGCACCTCCCACGAGATCCAGAAGATCGAGGTCATCGACTACGCGGACATGAAGCCGCTGCTGAACATGGACAAGGTGGCCGCCTTCCGCAGCCGCGCCATGAACCCGGAACACCCGAACGTGCGCGGCACGGCCCAGAACCCGGACATCTATTTCCAGGGCCGCGAGGCGACCAACGCGGACTACGACGCCATCCCGGCCATCGTCGCCGAATACATGGACAAGGTCACCGCCCTCACCGGCCGGGCGTACAAGCCGTTCGACTTCGTCGGCGCGCCCGACGCCGAGCGCGTGGTCATCTCCATGGGCTCCTCCTGCGAGACCATCGAGGAAGTGATCAACCAGCTCACCGCCCAGGGCGAAAAGGTCGGCCTGATCAAGGTCCGCCTGTACCGCCCGTTCTCCGCCAGCCACCTCCTGGCCGTGCTGCCCGAGTCCTGCAAGAAGATCGCGGTCCTGGACCGCACCAAGGAACCGGGCGCGCAGGGCGAGCCGCTCTACCAGGACGTCTGCACCGCCCTGCTCGAAAGGGGCGAGGGCCCGTCCGTCATCGGCGGGCGCTACGGCCTGGGCTCCAAGGAATTCACTCCGGCCATGGCCAAGGCGGTCTTCGACAACCTGGCCTCCCCGGCCCCCAAGTCCCGCTTCACCGTGGGCATCGTCGACGACGTCACAAACACCTCCCTCGTCACGGCCGAGACCCTGGACACAACCCCCAAGGGCACGGTTCAGTGCAAGTTCTGGGGTCTCGGCTCCGACGGCACCGTGGGCGCGAACAAGCAGGCCATCAAGATCATCGGCGACAACACCGACATGTACGCACAGGGGTACTTCGCCTACGACTCGAAGAAGTCCGGCGGCATCACCATCTCCCACCTGCGCTTCGGGCGCGAGCCGATCCAGTCCACCTACCTGGTGACCAGCGCGGATTACGTGGCCTGCCACAACCCGAGCTACGTCCATCTCTACGACGTGCTCGAAGGGATCAAGGACGGCGGCACCTTCGTGCTCAACTGCGCCTGGACCGGCGACGAGATCGAAGCGAACCTCCCTGCGGCCATGCGCCGGACCATCGCGCGCAAGAATCTCAAGTTCTACACCGTGGACGCGGTGAAGATCGCGGGCGAGGTCGGCCTGGGCGGGCGCATCAACATGGTCATGCAGACCGCCTTCTTCAAGCTGGCCGACGTCATCGGTTTCGATGAGGCCGTGCGGCTGCTCAAGGCGGGCATCGAGGCCGCCTACGGCAAGAAGGGACCGAAGATCGTGGAGATGAACAACGCCGCCGTGGACAAGGCCGCGGACGCCCTGGTCGAGGTCGCGGTCCCCGCCTCCTGGGCGGACCTGGCCGACGATCCGGCGGTCGAGACCGACGAGACCGACTACGTGAAGAACGTCATGCGCCCGGTGCTGGCCCAGAAGGGCGACACCCTGCCGGTCTCGGTCTTCTCCAAGGACGGCACCGTGCCCTCCGCCACCTCCAGATTCGAAAAACGCGGCGTGGCCATCAACGTGCCCGAGTGGGTCGCGGACAACTGCATCCAGTGCAACCAGTGCGCCTTTGTCTGTCCCCACGCGGCCCTGCGCCCGGTGCTCCTCGACGAAGCCGACGCGGCCAAGGCGCCCGCATCCTTCGCCACCCTCGACGCCGTGGGCAAGGATGTGAAGGGCATGCGCTTCCGGCTCCAGGTCAACACCCTGGACTGCCTGGGGTGCGGCAACTGCGCCGACATCTGCCCGGCCAAGGAAAAGGCGCTGGTCATGAAGCCCATCGCCACCCAGACCCCGACCGAGGTGCCCAACTTCGACTTCACCGAGACCGTTCCCTACGCCGACGCCTTCAAGCGCGAGACCGTCAAGGGTTCCCAGTTCCGCCAGCCGCTCATGGAGTTCTCAGGGGCGTGCGCGGGCTGCGGCGAGACCCCGTACGTGAAGGTCCTGACCCAGCTGTTTGGCGAGCGCATGGTCATCGCCAACGCCACGGGCTGCTCCTCCATCTGGGGCGCTTCCGCACCGTCCACCCCGTACTGCACCAACGCCGAGGGCTTCGGCCCGGCCTGGGGCAACTCCCTGTTCGAGGACGCGGCCGAGTTCGGCTACGGCATCGGCATGGGACTCAACAACCGCCGCGACATCCTGGCCGCCCAGTGCGAAAAGGCCCTGGAGACCGCCGACGGCGAGCTCAAGAACGCCCTTGAAGGCTGGCTGGCCGCCAGGGACGACGCCGGAGAGTCCGCGGCTGCGGGCGCAAACCTCAAGGCGGCCCTGGAAGGCGCGACCGATCCCCTGCTCCAGGAGATCGCCGCCGGTTCCGACCTGTTCACCAAGAAATCCATCTGGATCTTCGGCGGCGACGGCTGGGCCTACGACATCGGCTACGGCGGCGTGGACCACGTGCTGGCCTCCGGCGAGGACATCAACATCCTGGTCATGGACACCGAGGTCTATTCCAACACCGGCGGCCAGTCCTCCAAGGCCACGCCCCTCGGCTCCATCGCCAAGTTCGCGGCGGCGGGCAAAGGCACCGGCAAGAAGGACCTGGGCCGCATGGCCATGACCTACGGCTACGTGTACGTGGCGTCCGTGGCCATGGGCGCGGACAAGCAGCAGATGCTCAAGGCCTTCAAGGAGGCCGAGGCCTACAAGGGACCCTCGCTGATCATCTGCTACGCCCCGTGCATCAACCAGGGCATCAAGAAAGGCATGGGCAAGACCCAGCTCGAACAGAAGCTCGCCGTGGACTCCGGCTACTGGCCGCTCTACCGCTACAACCCCGAGCTGACCGAGGCGGGCAAGAACCCGTTCACCCTGGAGTCCAAGGCTCCCGACGGAACCCTCCAGGAGTTCCTGTCCGGCGAAAACCGCTACGCCATGCTGGAGCGGTTCCACCCCGAACTGTCCAAGGCGTACCGCGCGCAGATCGAGAAGGACTACATGACGCGCTACGAAATCCTGAGCCACATCGCCCAGGCCGAGGTCGCCAAGACCGAAGCCGAACCGGTGGCCGCCTGCGATTCCGGCATCTCCGCCGAATCCCCCGGCACCGGCGAACCGTGCGACGACGGCAGATAA